From the genome of Prevotella herbatica, one region includes:
- a CDS encoding multidrug transporter, with product MNGFNYDTEPQQEDAREMLRYQKTKLAKQQLVFSCFFLFLLILLGIYVVNRIMYAQYDGYIKIDQNHVRALDDIYVLRLHKKVGEHVNPGDTLYSYVLLNNIIGQYDVNHRPAVIKEAADMKLQAQLAKQQIPVLRTKLHELQKQMRSESSDVFYGLTDNAAQNNLKAQIEETKTEIKKQLATVAIYVKSIGNTRQYIHGSGYDRDRAGMPYSPEGKRYNGSLVLYACAPDSGIITDIKIPANTVLFKTEEVMSMQYSNYGIANLGVMVYVPSDKVDYISKASDVEVIVNRDIILKAHVKLLGLRVEDIPKHLLSNFSHDIDAVIAYLNFDKGQVVPYWVLNDNLPVRVRVNRLKSKKQPFSDRQFIFTGDGGSVPYKPAGKVNTKVQK from the coding sequence ATGAACGGCTTTAACTACGATACTGAACCGCAGCAGGAAGATGCTCGTGAAATGCTTCGTTACCAGAAAACTAAACTGGCTAAACAACAGCTTGTTTTTTCGTGCTTCTTTTTGTTTCTTTTAATATTACTTGGTATTTATGTTGTTAATAGAATTATGTATGCTCAATATGACGGATACATAAAAATAGATCAAAACCATGTAAGGGCTTTGGACGATATTTATGTGTTGCGACTTCATAAGAAAGTAGGAGAACATGTGAATCCAGGGGATACTCTTTATTCTTATGTTCTACTGAACAATATTATTGGTCAATATGACGTGAATCATCGCCCAGCTGTTATAAAAGAAGCTGCTGACATGAAATTACAAGCACAGTTGGCAAAACAGCAAATTCCTGTATTAAGAACAAAACTGCATGAACTGCAAAAGCAGATGAGAAGTGAAAGTAGCGATGTATTTTATGGCCTTACCGATAATGCAGCGCAAAACAATTTGAAAGCTCAGATAGAGGAAACCAAGACAGAGATAAAAAAGCAGCTTGCTACAGTTGCTATATATGTAAAATCTATAGGTAACACAAGACAATATATTCATGGTAGTGGATATGACCGTGACCGCGCCGGTATGCCTTATTCTCCAGAAGGTAAAAGATATAACGGATCATTGGTTCTATATGCCTGTGCGCCAGATAGTGGTATTATCACTGATATAAAAATCCCTGCAAATACTGTTTTGTTCAAGACAGAGGAGGTTATGTCTATGCAGTATTCCAATTATGGTATAGCTAATCTTGGAGTAATGGTTTATGTACCTAGTGACAAGGTGGATTACATCAGTAAGGCAAGTGATGTTGAAGTGATTGTCAATCGAGATATAATACTTAAAGCCCATGTTAAATTGCTAGGACTGCGTGTGGAGGATATTCCAAAACATCTTTTGAGTAACTTTTCACATGATATTGATGCGGTAATTGCATATTTGAATTTTGATAAGGGGCAAGTTGTGCCTTATTGGGTATTGAATGATAATCTCCCAGTTAGAGTTCGTGTCAATAGATTGAAAAGTAAAAAACAACCATTCAGTGATAGACAGTTTATATTCACAGGCGATGGTGGTTCTGTACCCTATAAACCTGCGGGGAAAGTAAATACGAAAGTGCAAAAGTAA
- a CDS encoding TackOD1 domain-containing metal-binding protein yields MNVDGFRIYTNSYGRKIAIITKLVDFSDKSYFYYGAFDAVYISMTNSHLVKAVLKRINPVTCNETSYQPLFVSKRLKGKLGLHDYVIDDFIDNPTTSEVATKIEDIIRNTKERGIIPEDELIKTSSDIFLRIYRYKLSRNDLIMKPELVEKSATGYSYPLLELFHNLGYYHLREHFSFEQISYEKGTFRPLRFVNKIHLCPKCQHSHLLYYETCPKCGSSELHIEQMIHHFACANISAESTYNLGGQLVCPKCHEPLRHIGVDYDRPASLYSCENCGNNFISPVTKASCTYCETETNVKELVPHDIFEFEITPQGAENIAHSLYPLYSINSYFDNYMSFYAFRNRLKLLIERKINKDQIVGLVLAKIWTLDENGRTIVSTDDVVATACRVFSTNKVASTKHILYISCTLYQGEGQKQLDEFKNKVVEGAKILAAFIEPGHTQHYTFEIVGDKITDIKAYMQQLELVPNQADHVTTYEEAEHPMDISTPEAVMKHFLGNNKKISDAPVTADVPKIHDVEITNKKSFNYISWLIMIGVGALAAIIGRYLWLV; encoded by the coding sequence ATGAATGTTGATGGATTTCGAATATATACAAATTCTTATGGTCGCAAGATTGCGATAATAACAAAACTTGTTGATTTCTCAGATAAGTCATATTTTTATTACGGTGCCTTTGATGCCGTTTATATTAGCATGACTAATAGTCATTTAGTGAAAGCGGTATTGAAGCGTATCAATCCGGTGACATGCAACGAAACTTCATATCAGCCGCTTTTTGTCAGTAAACGGCTAAAAGGAAAGTTAGGATTGCACGATTACGTAATTGATGACTTTATTGATAACCCAACAACATCTGAGGTTGCTACAAAGATAGAAGACATTATCAGAAATACTAAGGAAAGGGGAATAATACCTGAAGATGAGCTAATAAAGACCTCTAGTGATATATTTCTGCGAATATACAGATACAAGTTATCACGCAATGATTTAATAATGAAACCAGAACTCGTTGAGAAATCGGCGACTGGCTATTCGTATCCTTTACTTGAATTATTCCATAATCTAGGATATTATCATTTACGTGAACACTTCTCTTTTGAACAAATCAGTTATGAGAAAGGTACTTTTCGTCCTTTGCGTTTCGTAAACAAAATACATCTTTGCCCTAAGTGCCAACACTCTCATCTACTTTATTATGAAACTTGTCCTAAATGTGGTAGCTCAGAATTGCACATCGAACAGATGATTCATCATTTTGCTTGTGCCAATATTTCTGCAGAAAGTACTTATAATTTAGGTGGACAGTTGGTTTGTCCTAAATGCCATGAACCATTGCGCCATATTGGTGTAGATTATGACCGACCTGCAAGCCTTTACTCATGCGAAAACTGTGGTAATAATTTTATTTCACCAGTAACAAAGGCTTCATGCACATATTGTGAGACAGAGACAAATGTGAAGGAACTTGTGCCTCACGATATATTTGAATTTGAGATTACTCCCCAAGGTGCAGAGAATATAGCACATTCTTTGTATCCGTTATATTCTATCAACTCATATTTTGACAACTATATGAGTTTCTATGCATTCAGAAACAGACTTAAATTACTTATCGAAAGGAAGATAAACAAGGATCAGATTGTAGGACTTGTTCTAGCTAAGATCTGGACTTTGGATGAAAATGGACGTACTATAGTCTCAACCGATGACGTTGTGGCTACAGCGTGTCGTGTCTTCTCAACAAATAAAGTAGCTTCTACAAAACATATTCTATATATAAGCTGCACTCTTTATCAAGGAGAGGGTCAGAAACAGCTTGATGAGTTTAAAAATAAGGTTGTTGAAGGAGCTAAGATACTTGCTGCATTTATCGAGCCTGGTCATACTCAGCACTATACGTTTGAGATTGTTGGAGATAAAATTACCGATATAAAGGCTTATATGCAACAGTTGGAATTAGTTCCTAATCAAGCTGATCATGTAACTACTTATGAAGAAGCAGAGCACCCGATGGATATTTCAACTCCAGAAGCAGTTATGAAACACTTCTTAGGAAATAATAAAAAGATAAGTGATGCTCCTGTCACGGCTGACGTGCCAAAAATACATGATGTAGAGATAACCAATAAAAAGTCATTTAATTATATTTCTTGGCTTATAATGATTGGAGTCGGAGCTTTAGCTGCTATTATAGGTAGATATTTGTGGTTAGTATAA
- a CDS encoding glycosyltransferase family 2 protein, which translates to MFNEFFDFLDTFVTYLQHLSLSSIVNTYWFLIFIELPRYYIVEYAVMFYINLHQKKMQKLKKFAKFRLYKDNPLISVIVPGKNEGQHIYKLVKSLAEQTYRNYEVIIIDDGSDDFTPYICADLEKANLIDKYIRMDVRGGKASAANMGANVSKGKYIVHLDADSSLDVDAIENILLPFYLDDKIKGVGGCVKVRNSQKTICTSLQAIEYLKRIQVGRTVTSFFGIYHIISGAFGAFETKTLRTFGFWDVGPGLDGDITQKLRKAGYRVVFANDAICMTNVPTKWYKLFHQRIRWSRSLVRFRLRKHIDILLPNKNWSFLNWLSNMESIMYDCVLNFVWGFYVINLMWKFNEHIIEVVFLGYFIRLCFNFFGFGLIMITSERARQEFSLIRFMPLMSPYSGYFLRIVRSIAQLQEFFFFRSYDDPWNPEKTSRYAKLERK; encoded by the coding sequence ATGTTTAATGAATTCTTTGATTTTCTCGACACGTTTGTGACATATCTTCAACATCTGTCATTATCCAGCATAGTAAATACATATTGGTTCCTTATATTCATTGAGCTGCCAAGATATTATATTGTTGAATATGCTGTTATGTTTTATATTAATCTGCATCAAAAAAAAATGCAGAAGCTAAAGAAATTTGCAAAATTTAGATTATATAAAGATAATCCCTTGATATCCGTAATCGTACCAGGAAAGAATGAAGGACAGCATATCTATAAACTTGTAAAGTCGCTTGCTGAACAAACATACCGTAATTATGAGGTTATAATAATAGATGATGGATCGGATGATTTTACACCATATATCTGTGCCGACTTAGAAAAAGCCAACCTCATAGATAAGTATATCAGAATGGATGTCAGAGGTGGAAAGGCTAGTGCTGCCAATATGGGAGCAAACGTCTCAAAGGGCAAGTATATCGTGCATTTGGATGCAGATTCTTCTTTAGATGTTGATGCCATAGAAAACATTTTACTTCCGTTTTATCTTGATGATAAAATAAAGGGAGTAGGTGGTTGTGTTAAAGTAAGAAACTCTCAAAAGACTATCTGTACTTCACTTCAAGCAATAGAATATCTGAAACGTATTCAGGTTGGACGAACTGTAACATCTTTCTTTGGTATATATCATATTATATCAGGTGCTTTCGGTGCATTTGAAACAAAGACATTGCGCACATTCGGTTTTTGGGATGTTGGGCCTGGACTAGATGGTGATATTACCCAGAAACTTCGTAAGGCTGGGTATCGTGTGGTGTTTGCAAATGATGCAATATGTATGACTAATGTTCCAACAAAATGGTACAAACTTTTTCATCAGCGTATTAGATGGTCACGCTCACTGGTGAGATTCAGATTGCGTAAGCATATAGATATCCTCTTACCGAATAAAAATTGGTCGTTTCTGAACTGGTTGTCAAATATGGAAAGTATAATGTATGACTGTGTTCTCAACTTCGTGTGGGGGTTTTATGTTATTAACCTGATGTGGAAATTCAATGAACATATAATAGAGGTCGTTTTCTTGGGATATTTCATACGTTTATGTTTCAATTTCTTTGGGTTTGGATTGATTATGATTACCTCAGAGCGGGCTCGGCAAGAGTTTAGTCTTATAAGATTTATGCCATTGATGTCTCCTTATTCTGGATATTTTCTGAGGATTGTCCGCTCAATAGCTCAATTGCAGGAATTTTTCTTCTTTAGGTCTTATGATGACCCGTGGAATCCAGAAAAGACTTCACGATATGCTAAACTAGAAAGAAAGTAA
- a CDS encoding nucleotide sugar dehydrogenase yields MIRKNNIKIAVIGLGYVGFPLACLFAKKFKVIGYDIDACKVKNLNMGKIGDIDVNIDIVKNLLYSGRLSLTSLQSDVADCNVYIVAVPTPADKKLKADPTLLYQSSVDLGSVLSPGNIVIYESTVWPGMTEEECVPRLEKSSRLKYNEDFFVGYSPERINPSDQEHSVANTKKVTSGSTPKAAAFVDRLYRSVLQNGTYKASSIKVAETCKMMENCQRDVLIAFANEMLGICQTLDIDFDEANKGAATKWNYVKVNPGFVGGHCIAVDPYYMIDKASAAGYNPTLLKAARRVNSKMAPKFARHVIVDIKSRGLSVGKSRVLLLGFSFKANCQDIRNTRAYDIYEMIHRYTHHITIYDPHVNADKVRGEYGVDVETDEDSLSNEGYDAVVVCTSHSVFRKPQKWLKKGGKVYTLKHI; encoded by the coding sequence ATGATTAGAAAAAACAACATAAAAATTGCAGTAATAGGTTTAGGATATGTTGGTTTCCCGCTTGCATGTCTTTTCGCTAAGAAATTTAAAGTGATAGGATATGATATTGATGCGTGTAAAGTTAAAAATCTTAACATGGGGAAAATCGGTGATATTGATGTCAATATTGATATAGTAAAGAATTTGCTCTATTCCGGAAGGTTGAGTCTTACATCATTACAGAGTGATGTGGCTGATTGTAATGTTTATATTGTTGCTGTGCCAACTCCTGCTGACAAGAAGTTGAAAGCTGACCCAACATTACTTTATCAGTCTTCTGTTGATTTAGGTTCAGTGCTCTCACCTGGTAACATAGTTATTTATGAGTCAACAGTATGGCCTGGAATGACGGAAGAAGAATGTGTTCCACGGTTAGAAAAATCATCGAGATTGAAGTACAATGAGGATTTTTTTGTAGGATATTCACCAGAACGTATTAATCCAAGTGATCAGGAACATTCTGTCGCAAATACAAAGAAAGTTACTTCTGGATCAACTCCTAAAGCTGCTGCTTTCGTAGACAGGCTTTATAGATCTGTTTTGCAAAATGGTACATATAAGGCGTCTTCAATAAAGGTCGCTGAAACATGTAAGATGATGGAAAATTGTCAACGTGACGTTTTAATAGCATTCGCTAATGAAATGCTTGGAATTTGCCAAACGTTAGATATTGATTTCGATGAGGCTAACAAAGGTGCGGCAACAAAATGGAACTATGTGAAGGTGAATCCGGGATTCGTAGGTGGGCACTGCATCGCTGTTGATCCTTATTATATGATTGATAAGGCTTCTGCAGCAGGATATAATCCAACTTTGCTTAAAGCCGCACGTCGTGTAAATAGTAAGATGGCACCGAAATTCGCACGGCATGTTATCGTAGATATAAAATCTCGTGGTTTAAGTGTTGGTAAAAGTAGAGTGCTTTTATTAGGATTTTCTTTTAAAGCTAATTGTCAAGACATTCGTAATACGCGAGCTTATGATATTTATGAGATGATTCATCGGTATACACATCATATCACTATTTATGATCCCCATGTAAATGCAGATAAGGTTAGGGGCGAATATGGTGTAGATGTAGAGACGGATGAGGACTCTTTGTCTAATGAAGGATATGACGCAGTAGTTGTTTGCACGTCCCATTCCGTATTCAGGAAACCCCAAAAATGGTTGAAAAAAGGTGGGAAAGTATATACTCTGAAGCATATTTGA
- a CDS encoding MutS-related protein, with protein MEKQKIRALYSDRHDALVKDINTLKHKSRGFILGEVLTFLLFLGFLVLFTVTDFGLVFIAIAIISILAYVGVRYADARNSAKIDIMECLDSVYLNEIKASNGDFSCFDSGERYVDAHHPFTFDLDCFGADSLFNRINRTVTSGGNKCLAKFMSTVRPHSSVDSLTQYHEAIIELAADDKVDWRMKFMSLGIGKNIDSVAILRAVKSVKSFIVSGLFASSFIPWIVWTLTLCFVVSLILTGAGVINYVIPVMLALVNFFISIKLCHKALHEIYKIVDKLHTQLVSYVKLIKHVADADYTSTHLVNAKELLTEAIPSFMEMQSLLAGIERRSNNLWFFFSNAVALQDVFIVRKFVKWQNAYVEKMDTWIDTVSDVDAIVAMSTFSFNHPESHSANILDDDKIIFEAHNLYHPFLDETAVKNDFLIKDHNYYIITGANMAGKSTFLRTLGINYILAMMGMPVFADNLTVSQFNLFTSMRTTDDLTHGISYFNAELLRLRQLISSLSGPTLIILDEILKGTNSLDKLNGSRLFLEYISGKNVTGVIATHDLELSKMVEVYPDRFHNYCFEIELGTDITYSYKITQGVAKNQNATFLLQNILKGM; from the coding sequence ATGGAAAAACAAAAGATACGAGCATTATATAGCGACAGACATGATGCGCTTGTGAAGGACATAAACACGTTGAAGCATAAAAGTCGTGGATTCATATTGGGGGAAGTGTTGACTTTTCTTCTTTTTCTAGGATTCTTAGTTCTTTTCACGGTTACAGATTTTGGATTGGTGTTTATCGCTATTGCTATAATTAGTATTTTGGCTTATGTTGGCGTAAGATATGCTGACGCTAGGAATAGCGCTAAGATCGATATTATGGAATGTCTTGATTCTGTATATCTGAATGAGATAAAAGCTAGTAATGGCGATTTTTCTTGTTTTGATAGTGGAGAAAGATATGTAGATGCTCATCATCCTTTTACTTTTGACCTTGATTGCTTTGGCGCAGATTCACTCTTCAATAGAATAAATAGAACTGTTACTTCAGGCGGAAACAAATGTTTGGCTAAGTTTATGTCTACAGTGAGACCACACTCTTCGGTAGACTCACTTACGCAATATCATGAAGCAATTATAGAACTTGCTGCCGATGATAAGGTTGACTGGCGTATGAAATTCATGTCTTTGGGCATAGGAAAAAATATTGATTCAGTTGCAATACTACGGGCGGTAAAGTCTGTTAAGAGTTTTATAGTGTCTGGTCTCTTCGCTTCGTCATTTATTCCTTGGATAGTTTGGACACTCACCCTGTGTTTCGTCGTATCGCTTATACTAACTGGAGCGGGCGTTATAAACTATGTTATACCAGTGATGTTGGCTTTAGTCAATTTTTTTATATCAATTAAATTGTGTCATAAAGCATTGCATGAAATATATAAAATAGTGGATAAACTGCATACACAACTGGTGTCTTATGTGAAACTTATCAAACATGTTGCTGATGCGGACTATACATCTACTCATCTTGTTAATGCCAAAGAATTACTTACAGAGGCAATACCTTCTTTCATGGAAATGCAAAGCTTACTTGCTGGTATTGAGAGAAGATCAAATAACTTATGGTTTTTCTTTTCAAATGCAGTAGCTCTTCAGGATGTATTTATTGTTCGAAAGTTTGTGAAATGGCAGAATGCTTATGTTGAGAAAATGGACACGTGGATAGATACAGTAAGCGATGTTGATGCAATTGTGGCTATGTCTACATTCAGTTTTAATCATCCTGAGTCACATAGTGCTAATATTCTGGATGATGACAAAATTATTTTTGAGGCACATAATTTATATCATCCATTCCTTGATGAAACAGCCGTTAAGAATGATTTTCTTATAAAGGACCACAACTATTATATTATTACTGGAGCAAATATGGCTGGTAAGAGTACGTTCTTGCGAACATTAGGCATAAACTATATATTGGCAATGATGGGAATGCCTGTTTTTGCAGACAATTTGACGGTTTCACAGTTTAATCTTTTCACTAGTATGCGTACTACAGATGACCTGACTCATGGCATTTCTTACTTTAATGCCGAATTATTGCGTCTTCGTCAGTTAATCAGCAGTTTGAGTGGTCCGACGTTAATCATTCTTGACGAAATATTGAAAGGAACAAACTCTCTAGACAAGTTAAATGGTTCTCGTCTTTTCCTTGAATACATTTCTGGTAAGAATGTAACTGGAGTTATTGCGACACATGATTTGGAATTGTCTAAAATGGTGGAAGTATATCCGGATCGTTTCCATAATTATTGTTTTGAAATAGAGTTGGGAACAGACATCACATATTCTTATAAGATAACTCAAGGTGTCGCAAAGAATCAAAATGCGACGTTCCTTTTGCAGAATATACTTAAGGGGATGTAA
- a CDS encoding TetR/AcrR family transcriptional regulator translates to MVKSKDNNTEQRILEAAKQIFLRDGLQGARMQDIADLATINRSMLHYYFRDKEMLTHETMKSVIAQFIKTFKENLNSDISFDEKVKKYIETEVDFAFNNPNMLIFGLHEASKDPEFFKKIIENKRSTNFRNQLKEAYQKGEIKTKDIEEFVITVSSLCMFPFIAGPIYMMIFRWDQDKWESYRKTLRKSLPKLIKQVITK, encoded by the coding sequence ATGGTTAAAAGTAAAGATAACAATACTGAGCAAAGAATTCTGGAAGCTGCAAAGCAAATCTTTTTAAGAGATGGGCTTCAAGGTGCACGTATGCAAGATATAGCTGATCTTGCAACTATTAATAGATCTATGCTTCATTATTATTTCAGAGATAAAGAAATGTTGACGCATGAGACGATGAAATCTGTAATAGCCCAGTTTATAAAGACTTTCAAAGAAAATCTTAACTCAGATATCTCTTTTGATGAAAAGGTAAAAAAGTATATTGAAACTGAGGTCGACTTTGCTTTCAATAATCCTAATATGCTTATTTTTGGTTTACATGAAGCTTCAAAGGATCCAGAGTTCTTTAAAAAGATAATTGAAAATAAACGTAGCACAAATTTCAGAAACCAACTGAAAGAGGCATACCAGAAGGGTGAAATAAAAACCAAAGATATTGAGGAGTTTGTGATCACTGTATCTAGTCTTTGTATGTTTCCTTTCATAGCAGGACCTATATATATGATGATTTTTAGATGGGATCAAGACAAATGGGAGAGTTATCGTAAAACGCTAAGAAAGAGTTTGCCGAAACTTATAAAACAAGTTATAACCAAATAG
- a CDS encoding TolC family protein, which translates to MNALKVKINFGKKIALIAGIVFPMFACSQTCKHYTLDQLIQSAYQKYPYAARLDLINQQSNESRKVIDSEWLTHISVSVKSSYQSEISAISIPKDIEDKFGVNIGDGKKLQYQGGVGVSQLIYDGGVGSIKKQISNLDNTTRTYQIRSQMLQVEDNIDNLFESILLTKEQIKVVQFKKTDLELRKKDVSAAILNGISLKTDIQEIEANIIQLGQQETEFRMSLCQQYLALSSFAQLPIDTASVLELPEPTKIVDRNFSTRPDYKVFCTQIMSADSKLKELNTEYVPKLSLFANGYYGRPGLNMMDYSTHYSGIVGVSLTWNIDAFYSNTHQRNLIKIDRDITRNQKSVYEIEMNRQIDNLNINLAKNRELSNSDDQIIKIRSNIKDVASIQLRNGTITLTDYLIKLNDEAQAMVNKSIHNIGYLMDGAKMKTLLNKNN; encoded by the coding sequence ATGAATGCGTTAAAAGTAAAAATCAATTTCGGTAAAAAGATTGCATTGATTGCTGGAATTGTTTTCCCAATGTTTGCCTGCTCGCAGACTTGCAAGCATTACACACTAGATCAATTAATCCAGTCGGCTTACCAGAAATATCCTTATGCCGCTAGATTGGATTTAATAAATCAGCAAAGCAACGAGTCTCGTAAAGTTATTGACTCAGAATGGCTTACACATATTTCTGTATCAGTTAAGAGTTCATATCAATCAGAGATTTCTGCAATTAGTATCCCTAAGGATATTGAGGACAAGTTTGGTGTCAATATCGGAGATGGTAAAAAGTTGCAATATCAAGGTGGAGTGGGTGTTTCTCAACTTATTTATGATGGTGGTGTTGGTTCTATCAAAAAGCAAATTAGTAATTTGGACAACACTACAAGAACTTATCAAATTAGGTCGCAGATGCTGCAGGTAGAAGATAATATTGATAATTTGTTTGAGAGCATCCTTCTTACAAAAGAACAGATTAAAGTCGTTCAGTTTAAAAAAACAGATCTTGAATTAAGAAAGAAAGATGTCTCGGCAGCCATTTTGAATGGTATCTCGCTAAAAACAGATATTCAGGAGATAGAGGCTAATATTATTCAGTTAGGACAACAGGAAACAGAGTTCCGTATGTCATTATGTCAGCAGTATCTTGCGCTATCATCTTTTGCTCAATTGCCTATTGATACAGCCTCCGTTCTTGAATTGCCTGAGCCTACAAAGATTGTGGATCGCAATTTCTCTACACGACCCGATTATAAAGTTTTCTGTACTCAAATTATGAGTGCAGACAGCAAACTGAAAGAACTCAATACGGAATATGTTCCAAAACTATCCCTTTTTGCTAATGGATATTATGGACGTCCGGGACTTAATATGATGGACTATTCCACTCACTATTCGGGAATAGTGGGTGTTTCGTTAACCTGGAATATTGACGCATTTTATAGTAATACCCATCAGCGTAATTTAATAAAAATAGATAGAGATATTACACGTAATCAAAAGTCTGTTTATGAGATAGAAATGAATAGGCAGATTGATAATCTTAACATAAATCTGGCTAAAAATAGAGAGTTGTCTAATAGTGATGATCAGATTATCAAGATACGCTCTAACATAAAGGATGTTGCATCAATACAGTTGAGAAATGGTACAATAACGCTAACAGATTACCTAATCAAACTAAATGATGAGGCGCAAGCAATGGTAAATAAGTCTATTCATAATATAGGATATTTGATGGACGGCGCTAAGATGAAAACTTTACTTAATAAGAACAACTAA
- a CDS encoding HlyD family secretion protein — protein MKALNMKSKKMLFTAIAVGVVIICSGSVIAYDDWSQESTDDAYIDGNIIPLRTSVTGYVTKVMFQDNQKVAKGDTVVVFDTVGLKSQMIQAEAQVASAQTELESCKKQILASKYGESTADFNAGSAKENVSQGKVKVWQAQKDFQRIEKMYKSGAATQQTYDNMKANWQIAQAQERASDKQFNALFAQESTTRLQTNIHYTQLKQALAHIKQAYAQLTLAKDQYKHAFVIAPCNGIISKKNVEPGQFIPSGTALASLISTSDIWITANFKETQLENMKAGQQAIIKIDAYPGLRIKGMIASFCAATSTKFSLLPAENASGNFIKITQRIPVRIKITKSSENKALLPGMNAVVSVKTK, from the coding sequence ATGAAAGCTTTAAATATGAAATCAAAAAAGATGTTGTTTACAGCGATAGCAGTGGGTGTTGTAATCATATGTTCTGGTTCTGTAATAGCATATGATGATTGGAGTCAGGAATCTACCGACGATGCTTATATTGACGGTAATATAATTCCGCTACGCACATCTGTAACAGGATATGTAACTAAAGTTATGTTTCAGGATAATCAGAAAGTAGCCAAAGGAGATACGGTCGTAGTTTTCGACACAGTTGGCTTGAAATCCCAGATGATTCAAGCTGAGGCTCAAGTGGCATCTGCACAAACTGAACTTGAATCGTGCAAGAAACAGATCTTGGCTTCTAAGTATGGTGAGAGCACCGCAGACTTTAATGCTGGTTCGGCTAAAGAGAATGTATCTCAGGGCAAGGTAAAAGTATGGCAGGCACAGAAAGACTTTCAAAGAATCGAAAAAATGTATAAGTCAGGAGCTGCAACCCAGCAGACTTATGATAATATGAAAGCGAATTGGCAGATAGCACAGGCTCAGGAAAGAGCTTCTGATAAACAGTTTAATGCTCTCTTTGCCCAAGAATCTACCACACGTCTGCAGACTAATATTCATTATACACAACTTAAGCAAGCTCTTGCCCATATCAAGCAGGCTTATGCTCAACTCACTCTAGCAAAAGACCAGTATAAGCATGCTTTTGTAATAGCTCCATGTAACGGTATTATATCTAAGAAAAATGTGGAACCTGGTCAGTTCATTCCTTCAGGCACTGCTCTTGCTTCCCTAATAAGTACATCTGACATTTGGATTACTGCAAATTTTAAAGAAACACAATTAGAGAATATGAAAGCTGGGCAACAAGCTATAATCAAAATAGATGCTTATCCAGGACTCAGAATTAAAGGTATGATAGCTAGTTTTTGTGCAGCTACAAGCACAAAGTTCTCTTTATTACCTGCAGAAAATGCATCTGGTAACTTTATAAAAATAACCCAGAGGATTCCAGTACGTATTAAGATTACCAAAAGTAGTGAAAATAAAGCACTCCTTCCAGGAATGAATGCGGTCGTATCTGTAAAAACAAAATAA